A section of the Ammospiza nelsoni isolate bAmmNel1 chromosome W, bAmmNel1.pri, whole genome shotgun sequence genome encodes:
- the LOC132086172 gene encoding zinc finger protein 3-like, producing MAEDTSRKMRMPQDTQAEKELRIKIRDNKSPQHNLMEEAGGQSFSQNSELLVHGQLHDGQKPHKYLECEKSFRQSSTLIRQRIHAGEWPYECGECVKGFSSSSALVIHQCIYTGERSYECPQCQKRFQSSSSLVRHKRIHTDERPLRCPECGKGFKHNSNLIRHQRIPTGERERPYECPQSGKSFTQISVLTRHQWRHL from the exons ATGGCAGAAGACACCTCAAGGAAGATGAGAATGCCTCaggacacccaggcag agaaggagctgaggatcAAGATCAGGGACAACAAATCCCCACAGCACAACCTCATGGAAGAGGCTG gtggacagagcttcagccagaacTCGGAGCTGCTAGTCCATGGGCAGCTTCATGATGGGCAGAAGCCCCACAAGTACTTGGAGTGTgagaagagcttcaggcagagcagcaccctgatcAGACAGAGGATCCACGCTGGGGAATggccctatgagtgtggggaatgtgtgAAGGGCTTCAGCTCCAGTTCTGCCCTTGTCATACACCAATGCATCTACACGGGGGAGAGGtcctacgagtgtccccagtgtcagaagaggtttcagagcagctccagtctTGTCCGGCATAAGCGGATTCACACGGATGAGAGGCCCTTGCGCTGCCCTGAGtgcgggaagggcttcaagcacaactccaaCCTCATCAGGCACCAGCGCATCCCcactggggagagggagaggccctatgagtgtccCCAGAGTGGGAAAAGCTTCACCCAGATCTCTGTCTTAACCAGACACCAATGGAGGCACCTGTAA